The DNA window TATTTTATTGTCATAATatgcaatatacagtatatacagtatattgcatgATTAGTACATCTATTGGTGCATATACTCCAATAGATGTCGGGCAACAGTAGGTTGGCAACCTACCGTTGCCTGACATTATGTTGAGTATCAAATTCTCCTGATTAGAAAACGAACATTCATGAGTTCAAAGTGGATTAGCCCTACCAGTGTCttcctaaatttcccagtttgggataaagtatatctatcatTGACCAGATCACATTCTTGTCTGTAGACTCACATGCActggtttttaaaataatttgcattATATGTACTGTGTTTAGTGCAGTTCTTATGAAAGCTGATCACCATATTGGTGTTCATGTAAATACAGGACGCTCAAGATCAGTGCTGCCACTCAGCATCCGAGCGAATATGGTCACCGAgaacaatgacaaaaacacttttgtgaACTTAATTATTATCATCTTTTGACCTTTTAGATAAAAAAAGTCataatttctttattattatacaATTGTAAACTGACATCAAAAAGACTCAAACATCACAGTTGAAAAATGCTTTATTATGTCACATAAATATGTCAGTGAATGGTCCATTATCAATATATTCCATAGGTGAACTTCTTTCCATCCCTGTATCTGTCCATGTAGCGCAGGGGCTGTCCATGAGGGTATTTGACCTGTGGGGGGTGATACACCGGTGGACGGATGAACTCAAACACCGGCTCCCTCATGTCTGCAGAGACAATGGACAGACTTAACGATTCATTAACAAGAAACAGTCACCCAGACTTTATTAAGCAAGTCATGTTCTTTTATTAAAGTCAGCCATCGAAaatatttactgtgtgtgtgtctttgagcATTAGTGTAACTCACTGAGTGTGTTGTGAAAGGTGTTGGTGACAGATTCATCCCACTGGCACTGGAACAAGGCCAGGCCTGCAGGTGTCATTTGGTCCTGGTGCTTTCTGTAGAAATCCACTGTCTTGAATGTACGGTCCACCAAAGAGTGGCTAGAGGAGCAGAGACAATGCGTTTAAATTTAATGTACTGGGGtgttttaacttgtttttataTCTTCGTTGGATTCTCGCAGACATACTAACATCttaagaggagaagaaaatctGAACTTGAAAAGCTATCAAAGTAACAGCTTGACAGTCTGCTTCATTAGATGATACGACAAGATGATCTCTATCTAGTCATCATACAGTTGAGGCTGGAAACAGTTAGCTGGTTAAACAGGAACTCTATCCAAAGGGAATTAAAATCCACCCACCCTTACTTACAGCCCATTAAGACAATTTTTATACTTTGATTTAAGAATGTATCAAGACAGATCAGATATCTGGGTTAAAACCAGATACGGTGCATTTGCATTTGCTTTCAAAGCTTGTAGTAACATAATGGTAAAATGTTGAGCGAACACATAAAAGAAGATGGATCCAATCCCACAAACCACTAAGGCCGTTGTTTGTGAGCATCCAGATTGTTGACATACTGGCACAATGTCATCACAGTAGGGTGTAAATAAACAACTATGTTATATCTTATTTGTTTGCATTCTACTCTTGATCAGAATCATGTTCACCACTTCCTTCTGCTTTCAGCCTTTACGCTAATCTAAGCAAACAGACAACTGGCTTTTTGCGTCATATTCAGCAAACAGGTATCATTAActtcataaaaatgtgaacGAGcacatttacttttaaaataacattcaaCCTTTCATCAGTTCAAATCTGTCATTGCCTGTGGTGGAGCATTTGATTTGCTGATCTTTCCAAAAGGTTTTATATTTGCATGTCACAACAAAAGGAATTGACTTACTTATATTTCATACTACAAACCAACAATCATCCTGTTCCCATCTGTATGCTGCACTACTCACCATGGCGACTGCCTGATATCCTCCTTGAAATCAATGAGACACTCCTGTTTGAAGAGAACAAATATGTAGCGGTGGAAGCCTGTTCCTTTGGCAGGGAAGGGCGGCAGGTAGTAGCAGAGTTCCTCCCCAGCATGCACTGCTCCCCCTGGTACGTTCCCTCTAAAGAAACATATGCAGGTTTTATTTGTGCTAATAAACCTCCCTCTAAAAGCAACTTCGTAAACATGTGAAGTACTCACACCAGCCAGTGAACATATTCTGCCTCGGTATCCTGAAGATGCTCATCTGAAAatgattattaatatatttaagaCGTTTGTGAATTTAAAGAATCCATCTGTTATCTGCTGACTCATTCCTAAAACCCAGTCGGTACTGAGAGCTGCAAGCCATCCCAGTCTAAGGACCCTGTGTTTCCTGTGAAAACCTACCTGGACAGGTGAGCAGAAGAGTCCAGAGGGAACCCTCCTCTGCATCAAAGCTGATCTGCGGGGCAGACGCTGTCTACAGACAAGAGCAGAACAAACAATACAGTCAGAACAGATATATAGAGATGGATACAAAGCAAAAGAGCGAAACAGggattaaataaaattcaatagaGGCCTGCAGTGCAAGAAGGGAAAGACTGAGAAAACAAAGGAAGATGGTTTCACTTTTTGGCAGCCTTGATCCCCCCTGAATATCTATTGGAGACTCTATAGGACATTACAAACTTTCCATTCCTCCCACATACTTCAGTTGGTGTCAGCTGTTTCCCACAATACACTTGACTGGTCTTGTCTTGGCTGTAGCGAATGTGGAGGGTAACTTGCGGGAGAAAATAGGCCATGGGGAAGAGATCTTTGAAGACTCCATAGTGCTCAGCCAGTCTCTTGATATGATACGGAGCACTGGTCTTCCCCCAGGCTTTCTGCACTTGATCCACTTGTATTTTAACTGATTggacaaagagaagaaagaataCTGAATTTATTCAACCCTCAATAAGAAGCTGACTTTTTCCTTTTGTGGTGAGCGTACAAACGTACAACTGCGCAGACGATAAGCCTTCTCCAGCTCAGcattcttcttgttttcctgaatcttcttcttcctctccctcacTTCACGGATTTGACAGCACGGTAGTCCAATGTCCACTAGCTTTGCACctgcaacaacaaaataaaaatcacttcaCACCTGCAACAACAAAACTAAACTCATGACTGATAATTTCTAACACTTCCAGAGATCTACTATCGAACGTAGTGTCATCATTAATGTCTCACCATGCTCAGGATCAGCTTTTTCCACATGGTACCTATAGGTTTTCCACCACACAGGTTTGTTCCTTGCCTCCTCAGCTTTTCTCAAGTAGCGAGTGTAACTGCGGTACTTTGTTAACGATTCCAGGTTCTCAACGTCAATGTCCTCATTTGGCATCGGACCCAAAGGAGGAGCTCGTCTGCACAGGAACGCTGGAATATGGAAACAACTTTGAAGGTTATTAAGTTGTATTACACTAAAAAATGTGAATCTGCcaattttaactttatttacttcTAATTTATGAATTGATTCTTTATTTATCAATTTGCgttccattttaaaaaatttttgaaGAAATGTGTATTAAGCTTTTTCTTCATGTATTATATACCCCGCCAATGATCCTTGTATTATTACTACTAATTAAatacatacacaaataaaacgGCAGACACTCAATTCAATTCCATTGCATTGCCAAAAGTAGCAAAGCTTTATGACCATTGCTGACTACTTCACGTAGTCAGCAATGGTCAACAGGCTAGGCTAACAAGAGGACACACTCTAGGCATCTCAAACTTCACTCATACGAATTTTCATGTGTTAATTCATGAGAATTTTACATGCACAGAAGTGCATTGCCACGATCAATGCCACATTTTCCCACCAAGTATGAAGACTACAGGCATAGCGAGCATCGAGGAACGTTTTCTACGTGATGCACCCGGGAAACGTACATGCaattgtgggggaaaaaaataaagaaaaacccaGTATAATAACACGAAATCTATAATATACCTGTTGTGGCAAATCTTCTTACATTACTGACCCCTAAATCTGTCACTGCTCTAAATGCAGGGACAGTAACCCATTGCAGCGCCATGTTGGAAtaattacttcctgttttttgtttttttaagtacgGTGGCCGTAACGAACAAAACAGCGTTTTGGGGTTAgttttttgctttgctttcGAAGCTTGTAGTAACATAATGGTAAAATGTCTAACgaacaaataaaactgaatttgtcaataatgtattttaattcaactCATCAACCAATATTTTACGTATTTATAATCCAGCATAAAAGTTTTATTGGTGTTTAATTTTATGGTTGTAATTCGAGTAATAATCGTCCTTATTCGTAAAAACCAATAAGTATTGTGATTATATTTCTAGATTATAGCGAATGACCAAACAGTGAACATTAACgtgtgaaattaaattttattgtgaAGAAGATACAATAAATTTAACGATTTACCTTTGAATAACATGATGGTACGAACCAGTTTCTCAGTTATCCGATGGTACTGAAGGCATCATTTATGCGTTTGGCGTCATCAGGGAACCTGAAGCCGACTGATGTTCAGTGGTCACATAGATGCTGTACCCGAATAAATATTCATGTATCTGTTGAAGTGGTAAGAACTGATCACGTGTCACGAGTTTAAAATGACCGGTGATGTACACTTAAGTCATCagaatctttttatttttatctgttgtaTTTCCACAGGGTCCTAGCTAACATGAAGTGACTTGGTtccatgctaacgttagctagcttTAGCTTTTGCTTCCAGCTGACTGAGTCAGCGTGTGTGTGGCTAGCATTTGGACTGAGCCTTTCGACAGTATGCTAACTAGCACCATGAGACTTAGTGTACTACTGTGTATTAACACAGAGATAAGCTGCTGTGACATCATTGTCATTTGGAAGTACGGATATAAAAGATTGAGATTGATTTGAGTCctgtcacatcatcatcaccctttcccttcttttttcACAGAAGTGCTTCCTATGTCCTCAGGGATGGATTCCCAGAATTCAAATCTGACCTGTAGCATATGCTTGGAGCATTTCCGAATCCCTGTCACCATCCCCTGTGGTCACACCTTCTGTGAAACATGTATCACTAAGTACTGGGACACCAAGTTCAAGTCTGGGATTGGACCTCAGTGCCCCAATTGCAATGAGAAGTTTGACGCCAGGCCTACTCTCAGGCGTAACGTGTCTCTGTCGGTGCTGACCGAAGCTGCAAACAGCACCGGGCTGTCCTGGAGAGAGTTGCCCCTGAGGGGGCCTGAGGGGACACGAGCCATGCTGCTGTGTGATCGCCATAGAAAACCACTGGTTTATTACTGCAAGCAAGACAGAGCTTCTGTGTGCCATGAGTGTGGCATCGCTGAATGTGAGAACCATGAGAAGGTCCTGCTGGAAGTTGAATGGGAAAATCAAAAGGTATATTAATACAGTTGCACCACATGGATGGTCAGCGCAGTTTGACACTCAACAATTTACTTCAGcttcaaaaaaaattgtgtttgtgtcattctGATGTCTTTACTTTAAAGCTGCTGTTGGAAAGGAAGAGCAAGGAGGTGGGAAAACTCGTGGACGAGACAGAAAGAAGTATCAAAGACCTGGTGGAGAATATCAATCAAGCGAAGGTGAATTACTGATAGAAATTTGTTTCTCAACATATATTGGTGATGGCTTGAATCAAAAATATGATACAAGTATTACTTCGGTAATACATACACAgcgttctcgtttgcgtgcgtcgttgcgtctttgacgcacatttttgaCAGGGAAGCATGTCAGACAGCGTacgtccctgggacgcaagctctgaatgcacttccattcaacaaaaaattacaatttcttgcataaaaacaaTCAGAAGTCAATGCAGATTAAGAGATAgatacagtgcgtcctcgttcTTGGTgcttaatgcattccaggaaccacacgcgattaaggcATCCGAGATCGagatcttattatttacggtaatttaaacctttatgaacccttcccataccgatattaaaccaccttctatctgtattaccctttcccacactctgatagactgatTAAAGCGCTTTGGTGTCTCACGAAAATCCGAGACTAACCaatgtcgtcagccaatagaatgcgcgtccgatatcacatgactgcctaccaaaagtccgcgatgaggtggagtcgcaagtGTTAATGCGCGAGTGGCGCACTGTATTACTGACATACTAccaaaatgtgtgtggagaaggctctgttaACTTGTGGCAGACCCTTctctgcaccaagctgacagaatatatgaattaaaggcaaagaaaattaatgagtgaaaagcaaaagtaaaaaaaaccccaaactgtattacatctttctttgtttctggaGCTTTTTAAataactaccaggctttaacatttcaataatattaatattcaataatattttttgttattacttttgggatgcataaacgtcatgatgtgatgcagaaatttttcttgaagcacatcccagggatgcactactttcttgaggtaaaattaactcTCCATACACTAAAATTGGAACTATACAGAGAAGATTAACATGGCTCCTGCGCAAGGATAACACGCAAATTCGTGAAGCGTTccacagtggctcagtggtagagcaggcggtagagcaggtcatccaatgttcctatgatcggcggttcgattcccgctcccgcccaataAACGCcccgagtgtgagctgacagtgggaggtgtcagctcccactgtgagctgacagtgggaggtgtcagctcacttccagagcactgccgtagcgcccttgagtaaggcgccatccctttacaagttgctcatttggggcgctccacaaatgggctgcccaccactctacctccctctgcatgccaacaggcccccctgtgtgtatgcgtgtgcaACAGGGGCCTGTaaaaactaacatgtatgcatgcttTTGAAGTATTCACCAACTGAAGTGtgcttttaatttcccttcggggatcagattagtatataaaattaaaattaaaaaaaagtttatttccaACATTTTAACGTCAATATTcagtacattttttttatcaggtgGCAATAACTCCTCATTGGTGCAGCTCGTTATGCTTGTAATGCCAGAAAAGTTAatggggtcctattatgaaaatcacactttttcaggtctctaaatgtacatagtggtcctccctaacccgaccaactcttAGAATCTGGTAAAAAAACGCTTCAGCATCagtagatatttggagttttaggaattcaggGACCAGACCGGATCAAACGATCGGATTTTGCTTGAGTggtatttgtgatgtcacaaatctgctctgtgattggacagagtgattgacaatattgattggttgacatgcaaTCCCCGAGGGGGGAGTTTTTTTTtaggctacggtagcattgtgcaGTAATGTCCTagatcagagctacacactgaaagttcctcacaagcttttgaactcagttagcatttggctaactagttaggtctacttcagtcatgtgtgtcagtttgtgtgtgtgtctgtttgcgcacgtgcgtgtgtgtggttcgTGATCAAGCTACGGTACCAGTGTGTGATAATGACCTGGATCAGAggtacacactgaaagttcctcacaagctgttgaattcAACTAGCCTTTGGCTAATTAGTTAGCagtcaggtgtgtatgtgtgtgtgtgtgtgtgtgtgtgtgtgtgtgtgtgtgtgtgtgtgtgtgtatgtgtgtgtgtgtgttatatgcaAACACAACCAgttgcacattaattactaattcagaacaactgtctgttttttggtgaatgaaagcagctttagctcttttAAGTGATCAGAGAGCTgtgtgtatccacacacacgcacacacacacacacacaagcacacacacacacacacatacacacacacacatgagaatacaaaaaagaaatacttgGTCTTActggtaaaatcccatgtttcattagtttgcgttagcttagTTCCTGTGTTATCCGTGAtctgtcattgtccatgacgattttCAGAAAATACAGCTttaacaatcacaatacatcactgctttgaagcgggatgtaattatctcACCAGCTGGTCTCatcgtgtttacacaatgagccatgCTACCCAGCAAAGACTGGGTAGcatgaggaagcaggtccacACTCTACCGAAAAATCAACTGTTGtttcaagaaaaacaagagtgcaAAACACGAGAAGAATAGAAAGAAATACATAGCagtgaagttactgaaagttaaaaaagttccagacaaTGGTGATCGATTGATCTGTAATGCAGGCGCAAACGAGTGGCGCAAGTAAACAAACGCACGTGAATGTGCGGGGTACGACAGTGTTGATTGggaagctcagaggggggaggagataGGGAAGGCTCAGAGGGAAGGCAAGAgtggagatagggagctgagagctacgccccattaaaacagacctttAGAGAGCAGAAcagaatttatcaatattcaaagTTACTGAGGACCACAGATGACTTTGGGGAAGGCATTTCAAGTACAGTGTTGTTGGATATCtgtcagctgaatgacatgaatttaaaaaagcataatatgggacctttaaatctTCAGTGTTCACTAAGATTCTTCAAATCAGTCGTGTGATTGAGCATTTTCCTCCAACAGGTGACTCTTCAGCAGACGTCTGCCTGGGTAAATGTCAAGTTCTCCACCCTGATGAAAATACTTGCTGAGAAGCAGGAAGCTACAGAGCTCTTCATGGAGGTGCAGCAAGAAACAGCCCTCGGAGAAGCAGCGGCGCGGCTAGCTGAACTAGAGGAGCGCTCCAAGATACTCCGAGAGAGCCAGGAGCAGATAGCAGTGGTGCACAACCTGTCTGACACAGAGCTCATCAAGGTTTGTCGCATTTAGTTCTAATAGAAAGGCTGTAAAGAAAAGTTCCCGAATAATGTTATAATATCTCCcacctgtactgtatatttgaataagctcacttgaaaacctctcGTTGTCACACTTTTTAACTACACCTACTACTTGttaatcaagcgcccaaccaatcacgacgGCCAACTAATtatggcgcatctgccagaaggaatcacgtgaacaatatggcgtaaggcatcgggcagcgagccTTTTTGTTGCGggtacgcctttcgtccacacaacaatgcagatatccgggacgaaaatgCTGGCCAACgtgaagtttttttgaaaacgccggatctgtgttgtcatgtggacgctgtaaccgaaaacTTTTTCCATccgggggcgtctccctgcgacgaaaactgctGCGACATTAGTGTatctgtgtctacatgtacacacagaatggaaagAGTTAAAACCGTCTATTTTCTGACGTGTAACAGCTCCAagtcgaagatgcgttgatgaacatgcttgacagttgggtatttgttcgtctgtttctttctttgtgagtcataaagtttatatatttattcattcattcattcacgttcctcaaTGACACCAGTCCGACTGGGAtgcactgcctgctggtgggagaacacTGTGATAGAGGTCGTTCTCCAGGGGGAACACCGTGAATTTCCACATGTTTCAGTCCCTTTCTTAGAGTtatgcttataaacgtgttgatcaatgtACTTATGCGGTTACATGTGGACCtggcctgattcaggtagtggtttGTTTATGCCGTGTgttttgacagcgatataagGCGGGTGTTTTCTCAACCAGGAGAAAAAtcttccaaaaaaaatcacataagacctgccacagtgggcaaaaattttgtttttaaataaaaaacattaatatgacccaagcataatcactggctatacctcaacgttacataagcacaatcattgtccat is part of the Antennarius striatus isolate MH-2024 chromosome 21, ASM4005453v1, whole genome shotgun sequence genome and encodes:
- the mrpl38 gene encoding large ribosomal subunit protein mL38 isoform X1, yielding MALQWVTVPAFRAVTDLGVSNVRRFATTAFLCRRAPPLGPMPNEDIDVENLESLTKYRSYTRYLRKAEEARNKPVWWKTYRYHVEKADPEHGAKLVDIGLPCCQIREVRERKKKIQENKKNAELEKAYRLRSFKIQVDQVQKAWGKTSAPYHIKRLAEHYGVFKDLFPMAYFLPQVTLHIRYSQDKTSQVYCGKQLTPTETASAPQISFDAEEGSLWTLLLTCPDEHLQDTEAEYVHWLVGNVPGGAVHAGEELCYYLPPFPAKGTGFHRYIFVLFKQECLIDFKEDIRQSPCHSLVDRTFKTVDFYRKHQDQMTPAGLALFQCQWDESVTNTFHNTLNMREPVFEFIRPPVYHPPQVKYPHGQPLRYMDRYRDGKKFTYGIY
- the mrpl38 gene encoding large ribosomal subunit protein mL38 isoform X2 translates to MALQWVTVPAFRAVTDLGVSNVRRFATTAFLCRRAPPLGPMPNEDIDVENLESLTKYRSYTRYLRKAEEARNKPVWWKTYRYHVEKADPEHGAKLVDIGLPCCQIREVRERKKKIQENKKNAELEKAYRLRSFKIQVDQVQKAWGKTSAPYHIKRLAEHYGVFKDLFPMAYFLPQVTLHIRYSQDKTSQVYCGKQLTPTETASAPQISFDAEEGSLWTLLLTCPDEHLQDTEAEYVHWLVGNVPGGAVHAGEELCYYLPPFPAKGTGFHRYIFVLFKQECLIDFKEDIRQSPCHSLVDRTFKTVDFYRKHQDQMTPAGLALFQCQWDESVTNTFHNTLICPLSLQT
- the trim65 gene encoding E3 ubiquitin-protein ligase TRIM65 isoform X2, which gives rise to MSSGMDSQNSNLTCSICLEHFRIPVTIPCGHTFCETCITKYWDTKFKSGIGPQCPNCNEKFDARPTLRRNVSLSVLTEAANSTGLSWRELPLRGPEGTRAMLLCDRHRKPLVYYCKQDRASVCHECGIAECENHEKVLLEVEWENQKLLLERKSKEVGKLVDETERSIKDLVENINQAKVTLQQTSAWVNVKFSTLMKILAEKQEATELFMEVQQETALGEAAARLAELEERSKILRESQEQIAVVHNLSDTELIKESMVIEVPRLKDIPTDITPNLQDRLNVVTEVLSRVSKLVSEDLEKAVSAAVDQDKDGSPQDKRPILAVVPSPAAPCHPAGKEGLSAYRCSLTFDPRTANGHLFLSQENRRAEHLTSGPRPVPPHEARFDHTWQVLCFQGFTHGQHYWELEVSKPWAYLGSRPSA